The following proteins are encoded in a genomic region of Streptomyces gobiensis:
- a CDS encoding cholesterol oxidase substrate-binding domain-containing protein — translation MVISRKGRSMGEKRESPEHLGRRRVLAAAAVAAGAAVGWTPAFRLEAHAAGLAAPAGFPAGIRLVRQAFRNWSGEIALDAVWTALPASAGDVVTLADWARNHRWRLRAKGMGHGWSPLIVRNGEDIGRVVLVDTTAYLTGFRLRGGDPAMLTAEAGTTMDVLHGALEAGGYGLTGVPQIGDLTLGGALAIGAHGTGVPLPGRAVPAGTGFGTMSDLVDSLTAVVWDDAAGRHTLRTFSRENPDTAALLVHLGRAFITEATLRVPVNIRLRCRSSLDVPVEELLGPPGSGGHTLEQDVARAGRIEVQWLPYTRWPWLKVWTQEPVRPAASRRIDAPYPYSFYDNLPEPVSDLAREILHGAAATTPLFTTAVEGAIRLGLTATVTWDLWGWSKNTLLYLRPNTLRYAVGGWAVLCARSDVQRVVHDFYSRFAQRLAADRARGVYPVNGPVGIRVTAADHAGAGVPLLSAARPRPGRPAWDTVVWFNAMAFPGTPGADAFLRSLEQWMIQHFSGWSAVRPEWSKGWAYGANGAWSDSRQLASVWPDDWNDWLRSAAAVLNRHDPAGVFSSPFLNTLFP, via the coding sequence GTGGTCATCAGCAGAAAGGGCCGGTCGATGGGTGAAAAGCGGGAAAGTCCGGAGCACTTGGGCCGACGCCGGGTGCTCGCCGCTGCCGCGGTTGCCGCCGGGGCAGCTGTCGGCTGGACGCCGGCTTTCCGGCTGGAGGCGCATGCCGCGGGCCTTGCGGCCCCTGCGGGGTTCCCGGCAGGGATCCGCCTGGTACGGCAGGCGTTTCGCAACTGGTCGGGGGAGATCGCCCTCGACGCGGTGTGGACCGCGCTCCCCGCCTCCGCGGGCGACGTTGTCACTCTGGCCGACTGGGCCCGTAACCACCGTTGGCGGCTGCGCGCCAAGGGCATGGGCCATGGCTGGTCACCGCTCATCGTGCGCAACGGTGAGGACATCGGTCGCGTTGTCCTGGTGGACACGACGGCGTATCTGACCGGCTTCCGGCTGCGCGGGGGCGACCCCGCGATGCTCACCGCTGAGGCCGGTACGACCATGGACGTGCTGCACGGCGCCCTGGAGGCCGGGGGGTACGGTCTGACGGGTGTTCCTCAGATCGGTGACCTGACCCTCGGCGGCGCTCTGGCCATCGGCGCACACGGCACCGGTGTGCCGCTGCCCGGTCGGGCCGTTCCGGCGGGCACCGGCTTCGGCACCATGAGCGATCTCGTGGACTCGCTCACCGCCGTGGTCTGGGACGACGCGGCCGGACGCCACACACTGAGGACCTTTTCGCGCGAGAACCCGGACACCGCGGCGCTGCTGGTCCACCTCGGCCGTGCCTTCATCACCGAGGCGACCCTGCGGGTTCCGGTCAACATCCGGCTGCGCTGCCGCAGTTCCCTCGACGTACCCGTAGAGGAACTGCTCGGTCCGCCCGGCAGCGGGGGCCACACGCTGGAACAGGATGTGGCGCGTGCCGGCCGGATCGAGGTCCAGTGGCTGCCGTACACCCGGTGGCCCTGGCTGAAAGTGTGGACCCAGGAGCCGGTGCGGCCCGCCGCGTCGCGCCGGATTGACGCCCCGTATCCGTACTCCTTCTACGACAACCTGCCCGAACCGGTCTCGGATCTCGCGCGGGAGATTCTTCATGGAGCCGCCGCGACCACTCCCCTGTTCACCACTGCCGTGGAGGGGGCGATCCGGCTGGGCCTGACCGCGACGGTCACCTGGGACCTGTGGGGCTGGTCGAAGAACACACTGCTCTACCTGCGGCCCAACACGCTGCGGTACGCGGTCGGGGGCTGGGCGGTGCTGTGCGCGCGCAGCGATGTCCAGCGGGTGGTGCACGATTTCTACTCGCGGTTCGCACAGCGCCTCGCAGCGGACCGGGCACGGGGCGTGTACCCGGTCAATGGACCGGTCGGTATCCGGGTCACGGCGGCGGACCACGCGGGTGCCGGTGTGCCCCTGCTCTCGGCTGCCCGTCCCCGGCCCGGCCGGCCCGCCTGGGACACCGTGGTGTGGTTCAACGCGATGGCGTTTCCCGGTACGCCCGGGGCCGACGCGTTCCTTCGCTCTCTTGAGCAGTGGATGATCCAGCACTTCAGCGGGTGGTCGGCGGTCCGTCCCGAGTGGTCCAAGGGATGGGCATACGGCGCGAACGGAGCCTGGTCGGACAGCCGTCAACTCGCCAGCGTCTGGCCCGACGACTGGAACGACTGGTTGCGCTCGGCCGCCGCCGTGTTGAACCGGCATGACCCCGCAGGGGTCTTCAGTAGCCCCTTCCTGAACACGCTGTTCCCATAG
- a CDS encoding MFS transporter: MSSETKHANHTAEAREEAAEPIPGDLRMTRTLWPLLLASAVGLLPFTIYSTFLVPIAESADSSNAAMGQLRGLGGLAALAVGTALAPLIDRVRKDWAAAGGLAVLAGSAALGATGEFLLIAAFCLLVGAGTAVLNPALTAAAADRFGNGAAAGRAATLVTATQSFTALMAAPAVALPAVLWGWQGNMWAVAVVSCLLAALFFAKGRTRSEETPAAGNQQSRQSEPSEPSQQEKLGYFASFRALAALPGVIPLLFVALLRTAAFMGYLAYLAAFYHERFTLEPGPFALVWTLSGTAFFVSNFLTGRVLSSDRPRITTERLMLLALVVALGALVALYFTHSLLLALPLTALIGVGHATVAACVTTLLVRRCGTLRGTALSLNAAGMSLGVFVGAALGGLGLSLAGYPGTALALGGLTLTALGFAWAVARSS; the protein is encoded by the coding sequence ATGAGCAGCGAAACGAAGCACGCCAACCACACCGCTGAGGCCAGGGAAGAGGCCGCCGAACCCATACCCGGCGATCTGCGGATGACCCGGACCCTGTGGCCGCTGCTGCTGGCCTCGGCGGTCGGGCTGCTGCCCTTCACCATCTACAGCACCTTCCTGGTGCCGATCGCCGAATCGGCGGACAGCAGCAACGCCGCCATGGGTCAACTGCGCGGTCTGGGTGGCCTGGCCGCCCTCGCCGTGGGAACGGCACTGGCCCCGCTGATCGACCGGGTACGCAAGGACTGGGCGGCCGCCGGAGGCCTCGCCGTGCTGGCTGGTTCCGCGGCCCTGGGCGCCACCGGAGAGTTCCTGCTGATCGCCGCCTTCTGCCTGCTTGTCGGGGCCGGTACGGCCGTACTGAACCCGGCGCTCACCGCAGCGGCCGCGGATCGCTTCGGCAACGGTGCCGCGGCCGGCCGGGCGGCGACCCTCGTCACCGCGACCCAGTCGTTCACCGCGCTGATGGCGGCACCCGCGGTGGCCCTGCCAGCCGTGCTGTGGGGCTGGCAGGGAAACATGTGGGCCGTCGCCGTCGTCTCCTGCCTCCTGGCGGCGCTCTTCTTCGCCAAGGGCCGCACCCGCAGCGAAGAGACCCCAGCCGCCGGAAACCAGCAGAGCCGGCAGAGCGAGCCGAGCGAGCCGAGCCAGCAGGAGAAACTCGGCTACTTTGCCTCCTTCCGGGCACTGGCCGCTCTCCCCGGGGTGATCCCGCTCCTCTTCGTCGCGCTCCTGCGCACGGCCGCCTTCATGGGTTATCTCGCCTACCTGGCGGCCTTCTACCACGAGCGCTTCACCCTTGAACCCGGTCCCTTCGCGCTCGTGTGGACCCTGAGCGGCACGGCGTTCTTCGTCAGCAACTTCCTCACCGGACGTGTGCTGAGCTCCGACCGGCCGAGGATCACCACCGAACGTCTTATGCTCCTGGCCCTGGTAGTGGCGCTGGGCGCGCTCGTCGCCCTCTACTTCACCCACTCCCTGTTGCTCGCCCTGCCACTGACCGCGCTGATCGGTGTCGGCCACGCGACGGTCGCCGCCTGCGTCACTACGCTCCTCGTCCGCCGCTGCGGCACTCTGCGCGGCACCGCGCTGAGCCTCAACGCGGCCGGGATGAGCCTGGGCGTCTTCGTCGGCGCGGCCCTCGGCGGCCTGGGCCTGAGCCTGGCCGGCTACCCGGGCACGGCCCTGGCCCTGGGCGGGCTCACCCTCACCGCGCTGGGCTTCGCCTGGGCGGTGGCCCGCTCATCCTGA
- a CDS encoding Rossmann-like domain-containing protein, with protein MAHPQPQTVTELSDAVLAGAYGTPPQKLTVTSAFWLHHTTRLAGSQVTYRNHYLLTRTGDAFGACSFEAGELDPDFCANASGHTLDTLIRHSVPPVRIAALDAYLARVHPHRDAPEAEPVTLPTGTPETRAQARDAAVAGLLDIAPGAKVALIGVVNPLVAAIRERGGTCLPCDFNLRSTQWGDPVTDDMAEVLAAADAVVATGMTLSNGSFDAILDHCRTRDIPLVVYAQTGSAVARAFLGAGVTALSAEPFPFSQFSADATVLYRYRGAPA; from the coding sequence ATGGCCCACCCACAACCGCAGACCGTGACCGAGCTCAGCGACGCCGTGCTCGCCGGTGCCTACGGGACGCCGCCCCAAAAACTGACCGTCACCAGCGCGTTCTGGCTCCACCACACCACCCGGCTGGCCGGCAGCCAGGTCACCTACCGCAACCACTATCTGCTGACCCGCACCGGGGACGCCTTTGGCGCCTGTTCCTTCGAGGCCGGCGAACTCGACCCCGACTTCTGCGCGAACGCCTCGGGGCACACCCTCGACACCCTCATACGGCACAGCGTTCCCCCGGTCCGCATCGCCGCCCTCGACGCCTATCTCGCCCGGGTCCACCCGCACCGCGACGCACCCGAAGCCGAACCCGTCACCCTGCCCACCGGCACCCCCGAAACCAGGGCGCAGGCCAGGGACGCCGCCGTCGCTGGGCTGCTGGACATCGCACCCGGTGCCAAGGTCGCCCTCATCGGCGTCGTCAACCCCCTGGTCGCCGCGATCCGGGAACGCGGCGGCACCTGCCTGCCCTGCGACTTCAACCTCCGCAGCACGCAATGGGGAGACCCGGTCACCGACGATATGGCCGAGGTCCTGGCAGCGGCCGACGCCGTGGTCGCCACCGGCATGACACTCAGCAACGGCAGCTTCGACGCGATCCTGGACCACTGCCGCACCCGGGACATCCCGCTGGTGGTGTACGCCCAGACCGGCAGCGCCGTGGCCCGCGCCTTCCTGGGCGCCGGTGTCACCGCTCTGTCCGCGGAGCCCTTTCCCTTCTCCCAGTTCAGCGCCGACGCGACCGTCCTCTACCGGTACCGGGGAGCCCCCGCATGA
- a CDS encoding pyridoxal-phosphate dependent enzyme yields MHEHIAEAIKEPDVVTVPPGAVCLRFETMKIYSALGAVRHLLETGQVKPGDTLVDSSSGIYAHALALACHRYGMNCHIIGSTTVDRTLRVQLEILGATLEQVRPSKNLRLDQNLRVERIGELLRDNPDYHWMRQYHDAIHYLGYRDVADLIEKEVPQGPLALVGGVGTGASTGSIATYLREAGRDVTLIGVQPFGSVTFGAEHISDPDMIIAGIGSSIPFENVRHELYDRIHWVNFDYAMSGAVELLRASGIFAGLSAGAAYLATLWERERERETKRDASRTYVFIAADTGHRYVDNAYASHPRAHGLGSMRPYEATTREELRHPWSALSWPPPDSVLDSAPNDADERREPALLTETA; encoded by the coding sequence ATGCATGAGCACATCGCGGAGGCCATCAAGGAGCCGGACGTGGTCACCGTCCCGCCGGGAGCGGTCTGCCTGCGCTTCGAGACGATGAAGATCTACTCGGCGCTGGGCGCGGTACGGCATCTCCTGGAGACCGGGCAGGTCAAGCCCGGCGACACACTCGTCGACAGCTCCAGCGGCATCTACGCCCACGCGCTGGCGCTGGCGTGCCACCGCTACGGAATGAACTGCCACATCATCGGCTCGACGACCGTGGACCGGACGCTCCGTGTCCAGCTGGAGATACTCGGCGCCACCCTCGAACAGGTCCGCCCCTCCAAGAACCTGCGACTTGACCAGAACCTCCGGGTGGAGCGCATTGGCGAGCTGCTGCGGGACAACCCTGACTACCACTGGATGCGCCAGTACCACGATGCCATCCACTATCTCGGCTACCGCGACGTCGCCGACCTGATCGAGAAAGAGGTGCCGCAGGGCCCGCTGGCCCTGGTGGGGGGCGTCGGCACCGGCGCATCGACCGGCTCCATCGCCACGTATCTGCGCGAGGCCGGACGGGATGTGACGCTCATCGGCGTCCAGCCGTTCGGCAGCGTCACCTTCGGCGCCGAGCACATCTCCGATCCGGACATGATCATCGCTGGTATCGGCAGCTCCATACCGTTTGAGAACGTCCGCCACGAGCTGTACGACCGTATCCACTGGGTGAACTTCGACTACGCCATGTCCGGTGCGGTCGAACTCCTGCGAGCGAGCGGCATATTCGCCGGTCTCTCGGCCGGAGCGGCCTATCTGGCCACGCTCTGGGAGAGGGAGCGGGAGAGGGAGACCAAGCGGGACGCGTCCAGGACGTATGTCTTCATCGCCGCCGACACCGGCCACCGCTATGTCGACAACGCCTACGCCAGCCACCCCCGGGCGCACGGCCTCGGATCGATGCGCCCGTACGAGGCCACCACCCGCGAAGAGCTCAGGCACCCCTGGTCCGCACTGTCCTGGCCGCCCCCGGACAGCGTCCTGGACAGCGCACCGAACGACGCGGACGAGCGTCGGGAACCAGCCCTGCTGACCGAAACCGCATGA
- a CDS encoding methyltransferase codes for MPGTLPLAEVLALNSHTTDIHTHRTYAYNGWTFELPPGVFRPDASSRIVHDRLLDGTIELAGRSYAAIGAGAGVEAVIAGTREAREIYAADIHPDSVATAAGHYERIVGERPETLFHPLVSNLFEEFPGSVRLDVITFNPPAVSVKTSDDPTVIRNVCVGTDIVTRFFDQLTDRKLLAPGGEVYLVMSNTAQLKEITGYAMDAGFTPEVLHRQAREDDNRQAYFFKLRADS; via the coding sequence TTGCCCGGCACCCTCCCGCTGGCGGAGGTCCTCGCCCTCAACAGCCATACCACCGACATCCACACGCACCGCACCTACGCCTACAACGGCTGGACCTTCGAGCTGCCGCCCGGCGTCTTCCGCCCGGACGCCAGCAGCCGCATCGTCCACGACCGGCTGCTGGACGGCACCATTGAGCTGGCCGGACGCTCGTACGCGGCGATAGGCGCCGGCGCCGGAGTCGAGGCCGTCATCGCCGGAACCAGGGAAGCCCGTGAGATCTACGCGGCGGACATCCACCCCGACAGCGTCGCCACCGCGGCCGGGCACTACGAACGGATCGTCGGCGAGCGCCCGGAGACCCTCTTCCACCCGCTGGTCTCCAACCTCTTCGAGGAGTTCCCCGGCTCCGTCCGGCTGGACGTCATCACCTTCAACCCGCCCGCGGTCAGCGTGAAGACCAGCGACGACCCGACGGTGATCCGCAACGTCTGCGTCGGCACCGACATCGTGACGCGCTTCTTCGACCAGCTCACCGACCGGAAGCTGCTCGCGCCCGGCGGTGAGGTCTACCTGGTCATGTCCAATACCGCCCAGCTGAAGGAGATCACCGGCTACGCCATGGACGCGGGGTTCACGCCCGAGGTGCTGCACCGCCAAGCCCGGGAGGACGACAACCGCCAGGCGTACTTCTTCAAGCTCCGCGCCGACAGCTGA
- a CDS encoding ABC transporter ATP-binding protein: MNPVITVRGLTARTGDAVLLDGVDFEVHAGRVTALVGPSGSGKTTAALALLGEAGPGVRLGGRVAVDGVAVVDGDGTTEQAPGVRGRVVAYMPQHPGSTLNPARRTGSVLAELARLHHGAAGQAAVTEALRSAQLPPGRDTERRFPHQFSGGQRQRVALAQTLVCRPRVLILDEPSTGLDTVTRMRLAGELAELARTGLGILLLSHDHDLVRTLADHVVVLGGGRVTGHALPDRRPLTRTVAPGPPPAPAPADAAQPPVPPVPPVLRVRGLTAYVRTRRRDPVLHAVDLALPAGGCVGVAGLSGGGKTTLARCIAGLHERYRGQVLLDGAALPVLRRRTREQKRRVQYVWQEVRGSFDERRPVAEQVARTRIRLHGQSPGEAREEALALLTRLGLAPGAAQRRPGGLSGGELQRAALARALLAAPDVLICDEITTALDPEARDAVLAELSRLRAEHGTALLWVSHDLELLAALAQHIVVIDGGHVVESGAAGQVLHHPQADITRQLVCAMGPLVTPSAQPAPSAPDRAAVSAPGT; encoded by the coding sequence ATGAACCCCGTCATCACGGTGCGCGGGCTCACCGCGCGCACCGGCGACGCCGTGCTGCTCGACGGGGTGGACTTCGAGGTCCACGCGGGTCGGGTCACCGCGCTGGTCGGTCCCTCGGGCAGCGGCAAGACCACGGCCGCCCTGGCGCTCCTGGGGGAGGCCGGACCCGGCGTACGGCTGGGCGGGCGGGTGGCCGTCGACGGCGTAGCGGTCGTGGACGGTGACGGGACCACGGAGCAGGCCCCCGGGGTACGCGGGCGGGTGGTCGCGTATATGCCGCAGCACCCCGGCAGCACCCTCAACCCTGCCCGCCGGACCGGCAGCGTGCTGGCCGAGCTCGCCCGGCTGCACCACGGTGCCGCCGGGCAGGCCGCCGTCACCGAGGCGCTGCGGTCCGCCCAGCTGCCGCCGGGCCGGGACACCGAGCGCCGCTTCCCGCACCAGTTCTCCGGTGGCCAGCGCCAGCGCGTCGCGCTCGCCCAGACCCTGGTCTGCCGCCCCCGCGTACTCATCCTGGACGAGCCGAGCACCGGCCTCGATACGGTCACCCGGATGCGGCTGGCCGGAGAGCTGGCTGAGCTGGCCCGGACGGGCCTGGGGATCCTGCTGCTCAGCCACGACCACGACCTGGTACGTACGCTGGCCGACCACGTGGTGGTGCTCGGCGGCGGACGCGTGACCGGACACGCGCTGCCCGACCGCCGCCCGCTGACCCGCACCGTGGCGCCCGGACCGCCCCCCGCCCCCGCCCCCGCCGACGCCGCGCAGCCACCGGTGCCGCCGGTACCACCGGTGCTGCGGGTCAGGGGACTTACGGCCTATGTGCGCACCCGGCGCCGTGACCCGGTGCTGCATGCCGTGGACCTGGCGCTGCCCGCCGGCGGCTGCGTGGGCGTGGCCGGGCTCTCCGGCGGCGGCAAGACGACCCTCGCCCGGTGTATCGCCGGACTCCACGAGCGTTACCGCGGCCAGGTGCTGCTGGACGGCGCCGCGCTGCCCGTACTGCGCCGCCGTACCCGGGAGCAGAAACGGCGGGTGCAGTACGTCTGGCAGGAGGTGCGCGGCTCCTTCGACGAACGCCGCCCTGTCGCCGAACAGGTTGCCCGTACCCGTATTCGGCTGCACGGGCAGAGCCCGGGCGAGGCGCGGGAGGAAGCCCTGGCGCTGCTCACCCGGCTCGGCCTGGCCCCCGGCGCCGCCCAGCGCCGCCCCGGCGGGCTGTCCGGCGGCGAACTCCAGCGGGCCGCCCTGGCCCGCGCCCTTCTGGCCGCCCCCGATGTGCTGATCTGCGACGAGATCACCACTGCCCTGGACCCCGAGGCCAGGGACGCCGTCCTCGCCGAACTCTCCCGGCTCCGCGCCGAACATGGCACCGCGCTGCTCTGGGTCAGCCACGATCTGGAGCTTCTGGCGGCCCTCGCCCAGCACATTGTCGTCATCGACGGCGGCCACGTCGTGGAAAGCGGCGCGGCAGGGCAGGTGCTGCACCACCCGCAAGCCGACATCACCCGGCAACTCGTGTGTGCCATGGGCCCGTTGGTCACCCCATCGGCCCAACCGGCCCCCTCGGCCCCCGACCGGGCCGCCGTATCCGCCCCCGGCACCTGA
- a CDS encoding ABC transporter permease: MRRSRIPLPVVSMGGLLLVLPVGMALFGPLFAEPAAPGAGAPYAAGGAEHPLGTDGLGRDVLALLLLGGRSALGMAIGAVAVACLVGGIVGLAAASTRRRWADELLIRPLDVLLPLPTLLVISVVAVGWRGSPVAITLAVGVVNVPPVARLVRAAALEAASSPVAEALRVQGESRARIQLDWVARSALSPVAADIGTRITFAVFLVGSANFLGLGLDPTAPDWAVSISRSREALLLQPWAVLAPAAMLVMFTVGLNLLADRLLAHNRRTREVR, translated from the coding sequence GTGAGGCGCTCGCGAATACCTCTGCCGGTGGTGTCCATGGGTGGGCTGCTGCTGGTGCTGCCGGTCGGCATGGCGCTGTTCGGCCCGCTGTTCGCGGAACCGGCGGCCCCCGGGGCGGGAGCGCCCTATGCGGCCGGAGGCGCGGAACACCCGCTCGGCACGGACGGCTTGGGCCGCGATGTGCTCGCCCTGCTGCTGCTCGGCGGCCGCAGTGCGCTGGGCATGGCGATCGGCGCGGTGGCGGTCGCCTGTCTGGTGGGCGGCATCGTAGGCCTGGCGGCGGCCTCCACCCGGCGCCGCTGGGCCGACGAACTGCTGATCCGCCCCCTGGACGTGCTGCTGCCGCTGCCCACGCTGCTGGTCATCAGCGTGGTGGCGGTGGGGTGGCGCGGCTCCCCGGTCGCGATCACGCTGGCCGTCGGGGTCGTCAACGTACCGCCCGTGGCCCGGCTGGTGCGCGCTGCGGCGCTGGAGGCGGCCAGCAGCCCGGTGGCCGAGGCGCTGCGGGTGCAGGGCGAGTCCCGGGCGCGTATCCAACTCGACTGGGTCGCGCGCTCGGCGCTCTCCCCGGTCGCCGCCGACATCGGCACCCGGATCACCTTCGCCGTCTTCCTGGTCGGCTCCGCCAACTTCCTCGGCCTGGGCCTGGATCCGACCGCACCGGACTGGGCGGTGAGCATTTCCCGGAGCCGGGAGGCGCTGCTGCTCCAGCCATGGGCGGTGCTGGCACCCGCCGCGATGCTCGTCATGTTCACCGTGGGGCTCAACCTGCTCGCCGACCGGCTGCTGGCCCACAACCGCCGTACGCGGGAGGTCCGATGA